One genomic region from Natrinema caseinilyticum encodes:
- a CDS encoding preprotein translocase subunit SecD: MSPIGTIKSNWRVLLLVLFIGFAVVALFVPGGIVADDGLAEDAVESGPTNLEFGLSLDGGTRIRVPVTGMTAEDIAPDAVSDTGDVDEDRLESIESTLYQELGVDQADASVDVHDDGTVTAEVFTGNVTEAEFAAALQAANVDATEDDIRDGVTEQTRGQMIETIQTKINAAGLSGGTVYEASTLDDEHYIVVEVPNMGSDELRTLLSERGVVEVVAYYPNESGNQTNQTNETVLTGEDIANVDPPEQATGPNGQPISGYEVPVQVKDEAAPEFQQQLNDLGFTSEGIRMCNLRGDSDEISFDHEGEQYCLLTVVDGEVVDAHSMSDGLASSMDSGSWADNPTFLMGAQNQQDAQSLSVNLRAGSLRAPLDFEGSQVYSIEPSHAEQFKQYSLLIGLLSVVTVSGVVYARYTDTRVALPMIVTAMSEVVILLGFAALIRMPLDLSHVAGFIAVVGTGVDDLVIIADEVMDEGDVSSARVFQSRFRKAFWVIGGAAATTVVALSPLAVLSLGDLRGFAIITILGVFIGVIITRPAYGDILRRLMTDQ; the protein is encoded by the coding sequence ATGAGCCCGATCGGCACGATCAAATCCAACTGGCGGGTCCTCCTGCTCGTCCTGTTCATCGGCTTCGCCGTCGTGGCGCTGTTCGTCCCCGGCGGCATCGTCGCCGACGACGGCCTCGCCGAAGACGCCGTCGAGAGCGGCCCCACCAACCTCGAGTTCGGCCTCAGCCTGGACGGCGGGACGAGAATCAGAGTCCCGGTCACCGGGATGACGGCCGAAGACATCGCGCCGGACGCGGTCAGCGACACCGGCGATGTCGACGAGGACCGACTCGAATCGATCGAGTCGACGCTGTATCAGGAACTCGGCGTCGATCAGGCGGACGCCAGCGTCGACGTCCACGACGACGGGACGGTCACCGCGGAGGTGTTCACCGGGAACGTGACCGAAGCGGAGTTCGCGGCCGCGTTGCAGGCGGCGAACGTCGACGCCACCGAGGACGACATTCGAGACGGCGTCACCGAGCAGACCCGCGGGCAGATGATCGAGACGATACAGACGAAGATCAACGCGGCGGGACTCTCCGGCGGCACGGTCTACGAGGCGTCGACGCTCGACGACGAACACTACATCGTCGTCGAAGTGCCGAACATGGGGTCCGACGAGCTTCGAACCCTGCTCTCCGAACGCGGGGTCGTCGAGGTCGTCGCCTACTACCCGAACGAGAGCGGCAACCAGACCAACCAGACTAACGAGACGGTACTGACAGGAGAGGACATCGCGAACGTCGATCCGCCAGAACAGGCAACGGGACCGAACGGGCAACCGATATCGGGATACGAGGTCCCCGTCCAGGTCAAAGACGAAGCCGCCCCCGAGTTCCAACAGCAGCTGAACGATCTGGGCTTCACCAGCGAGGGGATCCGAATGTGTAACCTCCGCGGTGATAGTGATGAAATCAGCTTCGACCACGAGGGTGAACAGTACTGTCTCCTGACCGTCGTCGACGGAGAGGTCGTCGACGCTCACAGCATGTCGGATGGTCTGGCCAGTTCGATGGACAGCGGCAGTTGGGCCGACAATCCAACCTTCCTGATGGGAGCCCAGAACCAGCAGGACGCCCAGTCGCTCTCGGTCAACCTCCGGGCCGGCAGCCTGCGCGCACCGCTCGACTTCGAGGGGAGCCAGGTCTACTCGATCGAGCCGTCCCACGCCGAGCAGTTCAAGCAGTACTCGCTGTTGATCGGCCTGCTCTCCGTCGTCACCGTCAGCGGCGTCGTCTACGCCCGCTACACCGACACCCGCGTCGCCCTGCCGATGATCGTCACGGCGATGTCGGAGGTGGTGATCCTGCTCGGGTTCGCCGCGCTGATACGCATGCCACTGGATCTGTCCCACGTCGCCGGGTTCATCGCGGTCGTCGGGACCGGCGTGGACGACCTCGTGATCATCGCCGACGAGGTGATGGACGAAGGCGACGTCAGCTCCGCTCGAGTATTCCAGTCGCGGTTCCGCAAAGCGTTCTGGGTCATCGGCGGGGCCGCCGCGACGACGGTCGTCGCCCTCTCGCCGCTGGCCGTGTTGAGTCTCGGGGACCTCCGCGGGTTCGCCATCATCACCATCCTCGGCGTGTTCATCGGGGTCATCATCACCCGGCCCGCCTACGGCGACATCCTGCGGCGCCTCATGACCGACCAGTAA